A genomic stretch from Helianthus annuus cultivar XRQ/B chromosome 1, HanXRQr2.0-SUNRISE, whole genome shotgun sequence includes:
- the LOC110866430 gene encoding chloroplast stem-loop binding protein of 41 kDa b, chloroplastic, protein MAGGVAAVQHNFKQYPSVSLLPSSQSTFCGTKFITSIQYKRKVCQPKGALNVTASSSKKILVMGGTRFIGIFLSRKLVEEGHQVTLFTRGKAPVTQPLPGEADDAYNAFKSKILHLKGDRKDYDFVRTSVAAGGFDVVYDINGREAEEVEPILDALPNLEQYIYCSSAGVYLKSDLLPHREIDAVDPKSRHKGKLETEALLESKGVNYTSIRPVYIYGPLNYNPVEEWFFHRLKAGRPIPIPNSGLQVTQLGHVKDLATAFIKVLGNAKASKQVYNISGDRYVTFDGLARACAKAGGFPEPELIHYNPKEFDFGKKKAFPFRDQHFFASVEKAKEELGIVPEYGLVEGLTDSYNLDFGRGTFRKAADFSTDDIILGKSLVLS, encoded by the exons ATGGCAGGTGGTGTTGCAGCAGTGCAGCACAATTTCAAACAATACCCTTCTGTCTCACTTCTTCCCTCTTCTCAATCCACCTTTTGTGGCACCAAATTCATCACCTCCATTCAG TATAAGAGGAAAGTATGTCAACCGAAAGGAGCTTTGAATGTGACAGCATCAAGCTCCAAGAAAATTCTTGTAATGGGAGGCACACGTTTCATCGGTATCTTTCTTTCCCGAAAACTTGTTGAAGAGGGCCATCAG GTAACTTTGTTCACTAGAGGAAAAGCACCCGTCACACAACCTTTGCCCGGTGAAGCAGATGACGCTTACAATGCTTTTAAATCCAAG ATACTGCACTTGAAAGGTGATAGGAAGGATTATGATTTTGTGAGGACCAGTGTTGCTGCTGGAGGCTTTGATGTGGTCTATGATATAAATG GGCGTGAGGCAGAAGAGGTGGAGCCTATATTAGATGCATTGCCGAATCTAGAACA GTACATATATTGCTCTTCAGCCGGTGTTTACCTTAAATCTGACCTTTTACCGCATCGTGAG ATAGATGCAGTTGATCCAAAAAGCCGACACAAGGGGAAGCTTGAAACAGAAGCCTTATTAGAATCAAAGGGTGTTAACTACACTTCTATAAGGCCCGTTTATATTTATGGCCCGTTGAACTACAACCCTGTCGAAGAATGGTTTTTCCATAGGTTGAAAGCGGGCCGACCCATCCCAATTCCCAACTCGGGTTTACAAGTAACCCAACTTGGTCATGTAAAG GATTTGGCTACAGCGTTTATTAAGGTTTTGGGGAATGCGAAAGCAAGCAAGCAAGTTTACAACATATCAGGAGATCGATATGTTACCTTTGATGGATTAGCAAGGGCTTGTGCTAAG GCTGGTGGATTCCCTGAGCCTGAGCTCATTCATTATAATCCTAAGGAGTTTGATTTTGGGAAAAAGAAAGCCTTTCCATTCCGGGACCAG catttctttgcatCTGTGGAGAAAGCGAAAGAGGAGCTTGGAATCGTACCTGAATACGGGTTGGTTGAAGGTTTGACCGACTCGTATAACCTGGATTTTGGTCGTGGAACGTTTAGAAAAGCAGCCGATTTCAGCACAGATGATATAATTCTTGGCAAGAGCCTTGTTTTAAGCTGA